From Malaya genurostris strain Urasoe2022 chromosome 2, Malgen_1.1, whole genome shotgun sequence:
ATAGTTCATGATTTCGCCGAACTTATCGAGCCTCATAAAGATATATGTAGGCAAAGTTCCAGTAAGAATGTTTTCAGCATGTAGCCGAATCAAGCGGAGGCTGGTTGTTTCCAGTGTTATTATGTTGATCATACTATATATTTTATATTCGATCGACTACCGACCTATCAAGGAAAACTGCTTTGCCGTGCATTTTCCCGAACCTTCGAAAACTCTGGAAAGCATTCAGCACTCCGTGAAGCAACCTAACGAAGGTAACAACATATTCTTTCACGAGACTTCCTGTTCCACGAACGGAGTAATTAGCCTTAACGCGCGGCAGGCTTGTGCAGTAGAGTCGGCTGCCCGAATGAACCCGGCAAGAAATGTATTCGTTCTGTTTGCCGCACCAGTGGGATTTCGGAACAAAAGTATACTTCCGCTGATGGATGCGCTGCTCTCATATCCGAATGTGGAGTTGCTGTTTGTCAATTTGACTACATATGCACGAGATACTCCTCTGGAAGATTGGATGCAGAGTGGGGAGATTTTTCGATCACAGTACATGAACTCGCATCTCTCGGACGTCATGCGGTATTTGACACTGTTCAAGTACGGTGGTACCTATTTAGATTTAGATGTGGTTGTGCTGCAATCATTTGACACCTTAGAACCTAACTACGCGGGAGCAGAATCACCTCGCTGGGTGGCAGCTGGTGTAATTCATTTTGAACATAACGGATACGGTCACGAACTGGCGGAGATGTGCCTTAGGTatggaatttttattttctgccTTCTAAATGTACCCTAATGAATCTTGTTGAAATCCGAATAGAGACTTACTCATCAATTTCAACGGTCAGAGTTGGGGTAATAACGGACCAGGAGTCATTACCCGTGTTTTCAAACGCGTATGCAGTACAAACGCACCGTTGCTAATGACACGTAAAAGATGTCGCCATTTCACCGTCTTCCCGCCAGAGGCcttctatgcaatcaactttgAGGATTATTTGCAGTTCTTCGAAGAGCGTTGGTTGGACCAGGCGTTGACCGCGCTGAATCGGTCGGTGGTTGCTCACGTGTGGAACAAATTCAGCAAGGATCACAAAATACGAGTCGGTTCGCAAGTAGCTTATGGAGTTCTCGCGGAGCGTTTCTGTCCCCGGGTGTACAAAGCCAGTGGCGAATTCTTTTGAATCTCTAGAATGAGTAAAAATTTGTATAGTTATTAAATTAGACGAacctaaaaaagaaaaaaattctgaaagatACGATCATTGAACGCAAGAAACAAAATTCGAGCATTCCGTGGTAGCTTTATATCGTTATGAACTAGAAAAATGTTATAATTTCTGCTTGTTTTCTAGCTTGTTGTGAATCAGACCAGCTGCAGTTTGCCTTTTGAGTTCCTTAATTACTTTCTGATtccaacatttttgaaaaatataataaCAGAGAATCTCAAACCACATACGTAATGAACAATCAATACTCAGGGCGAAGCAACCTGTTTATTTGCAATTATTTCATTCAGTTTGTTGCCTACCCAATAAGTAAGCCAAAGAATCTAAAATCATCAGAATTGATcataattcaaaaatatttgtgATAGGACAGTGGAAGTGAGTTTTTCCGCAAATGTCAGGTAGGCAGATTCATAACTTTATGGTGCTTAATTTTACAAGTTTATCTGTTCtcgaaatttttattcataaaacTACAGTTGTTCAAAAATGTTCTGATAATGTTCTATCTATCGTAACGGGACAAAAATTTGACGCAAATGGGTACTTTCATCATTAGATAAAGATTCAAGatgtacatgaaatttcactCGGACAGAATTTAAAATTATGTGATGAAATAGAACAAATTTAGTGCAAAAGGACTCATGTTTTGCAAATGTAAAAAATATGCATCTGACCATGTTGTAATACTAACCAATACTCTTTGTTGAAATTATCATTTATTTAACAAGATCAAATTGGAACAACATAATTATTTAGTTCGCATCTGACCTAAGTAAGATTAGGCTTCATTATTTTCGATTACTTACAGaattaaataacaaaaaacatACCTCAGTGATACGCTCCATAAAAAGTGGCGATGCAATATTCTCGAAATATGACTACAAATCAACAAACGCACCAGATTCATATCAGTTGTGGATTATTTCAATAAGTACCTAATTATAAATATCTTTCCATCATCAAATTAATAAATGAAGCAATCTAGTTCCGATTGCACTCATTTCACTCCCTGAAAAATGTGATCATCTACACAAAGTATTACAGTAGTACCATGGAATCCGCAATGCGGTACGTTAATTGCAAGCCCGAATGATTTTTGGCAGTATAATTATAAGTGTTAACTTCGTAGCAGTTGTCTGgcattttaaaattgttttgagTTAATAGCTGATTTTTGTAAGCATCCAGATTTTTTGTTATGAACATTATTGGTGATTGGGTTTTCATTATGTATCAATTCCATACAATCCATATTTcgctacaaaatacaaaaaaaaaacagttctacCAACATTTCCAATAGTTATTGACTAAATTTATGTCTTGTAGATCAATTCTAGCTCAAGAGACGTAGTCATATAGGCCGATTACAGTTTGAAATAGTTCGACCGAATTACAAATCAAAGCACAAACACATCTGCTCTAAGTTTGGATGATTTGATAGtagcaaaataaagaaataaaatataatttttcaatgccTAACTTGTATGTTACTATACAGGAAAGAAATTCGGCATGGGATTCAGCAAATTAATACCCAATAGAAGTAAAAACACTCAAACACTACTCTGATGGACGATAGAGTAACTTCACCCAAGTCTTCCCAAACGTTTTTATATCACCAGCAAGCATCCATACAAATATGTCTGTTAAACGCTTGAATAGCGTTTAACAgacattatttttttgttctaaatgTACtatccatactcgcatatcagtcccatttcgattttcgccaatattgagttagcttgaggaatgaaatctatcctcaatatactctcaaaaattgcaataaaagttgagggtttgtttaggctgtgaaccatttcgcggttaattttaacttttgggtcaaatctgacacttgagtagtagttaaatttaattaaaactgcggcccatttcaaaatttgacagacggAAAGTTATTCGGGTTTatattccactggaaataatttcaaccaaagaattaatattagaattttcattgcaagatttttttcagtgtcggaaaataactatcgatctgtcaaaaataaccatgctctcgagcagggttatttttgacaacagcaaatta
This genomic window contains:
- the LOC131431500 gene encoding lactosylceramide 4-alpha-galactosyltransferase gives rise to the protein MISPNLSSLIKIYVGKVPVRMFSACSRIKRRLVVSSVIMLIILYILYSIDYRPIKENCFAVHFPEPSKTLESIQHSVKQPNEGNNIFFHETSCSTNGVISLNARQACAVESAARMNPARNVFVLFAAPVGFRNKSILPLMDALLSYPNVELLFVNLTTYARDTPLEDWMQSGEIFRSQYMNSHLSDVMRYLTLFKYGGTYLDLDVVVLQSFDTLEPNYAGAESPRWVAAGVIHFEHNGYGHELAEMCLRDLLINFNGQSWGNNGPGVITRVFKRVCSTNAPLLMTRKRCRHFTVFPPEAFYAINFEDYLQFFEERWLDQALTALNRSVVAHVWNKFSKDHKIRVGSQVAYGVLAERFCPRVYKASGEFF